Proteins encoded by one window of Glycine soja cultivar W05 chromosome 15, ASM419377v2, whole genome shotgun sequence:
- the LOC114388258 gene encoding NEDD8 ultimate buster 1-like, producing MAKLKIGGTWAGVLEEVDLQAWTLATLRDHVAARSNTPSDSINLICAGKILKDDTVPPQTLAQLGVKSNAKILATRASTPQQGHSFLAQEERSSRLARIRAAANAMAERHADGALPVEDFNIEVEDQNGQKVRLGSETDQRAVMMGLMLHAKGKRLIRQGNYKDALEVLSMGEESFSLCDPKVIELIDNVPILQIDMVWCYFMIRDIKWLSDAGKRLEMAREGIERAHGKDSFRLRLLQGGRYPELALHLRLELLEGVVAYHTGQFEKSKQTLASARTKFIQLQVPDEALSLVMSMGFAERDAKRALRMNNQDVGGAIDFLAEEKTKKLRKREEDIRRRNEIKEQKRYGMTPLKKAVDLERLKELVSIGFDKELAAEALRRNENDTQKALDDLTNPETNSALQVNIESRKRKRQKAARDSEIEKVVQMGFERSRVVAAFEAGGSLDEVLQRLTAQPGTDPTQPRENSASASHGGASSSAPLPDNVDADLAMYKVEDHSKTEQRDVEMEDELSADIAKADALADYDIEVTVEGEAITEYLALVESASCRGETVPSQ from the exons ATGGCGAAATTGAAGATAGGAGGGACATGGGCGGGGGTTCTGGAAGAGGTGGACCTCCAAGCCTGGACCCTCGCCACGCTCCGCGACCACGTCGCCGCCCGATCGAACACTCCCTCCGACTCCATCAACCTCATCTGCGCCGGCAAGATTCTCAAAGACGACACCGTTCCGCCCCAAACCCTCGCCCAACTCGGCGTCAAAAGCAACGCCAAGATCCTCGCCACTCGCGCCTCCACTCCTCAACAAGGACACTCCTTCCTCGCCCAGGAAGAACGCTCCTCCAGACTCGCGCGTATCAG GGCGGCTGCGAATGCAATGGCAGAAAGGCATGCGGATGGTGCGTTGCCGGTTGAAGACTTCAATATTGAAGTTGAGGATCAGAATGGACAGAAAGTGCGTTTAGGCTCTGAGACTGATCAGAG GGCAGTGATGATGGGACTGATGCTTCACGCGAAGGGGAAGCGACTTATCAGACAGGGGAATTACAAAGATGCCCTGGAAGTGCTTAGCATGGGAGAG GAGTCATTCTCTCTTTGTGATCCAAAAGTCATTGAG CTCATTGACAATGTTCCGATACTACAAATAGACATGGTATGGTGCTATTTTATGATACGAGACATCAAATGGCTCTCGGATGCAGGGAAGCGTCTTGAAATGGCCAGGGAAGGTATTGAACGTGCTCATGGAAAGGATTCTTTTCGCCTCAGGCTCTTGCAAGGAGGTCGCTATCCAGAACTTGCATT ACATTTGAGACTAGAGCTACTTGAAGGGGTGGTGGCGTATCATACTGGCCAATTTGAGAAATCCAAACAAACATTAGCCTCAGCAAGGACAAAGTTTATCCAG CTGCAAGTGCCGGATGAAGCCTTATCACTTGTTATGAGCATGGGTTTTGCTGAACGTGATGCAAAGAGAGCATTGAGAATGAACAATCAAGATGTTGGGGGTGCCATTGATTTCCTTGCTGAGGAGAAGACAAAGAAACTGCGAAAGAGGGAGGAGGATATTCGGAGGAGAAATGAAATTAA GGAACAAAAGCGATATGGGATGACACCCTTAAAGAAAGCTGTGGATCTAGAGAGATTGAAGGAATTGGTCTCTATTgg GTTTGACAAGGAGCTTGCTGCTGAAGCCCTTAGAAGAAATGAAAATGACACTCAGAAAGCATTGGATGATTTGACAAATCCAGAAACTAATTCTGCTTTACAG GTCAATATCGAGTCCAGGAAAAGGAAGAGACAGAAAGCAGCACGAGATTCTGAAATTGAAAAAGTTGTGCAAATGGGTTTTGAAAGATCAAGAG TGGTTGCTGCTTTTGAGGCCGGAGGTAGTTTAGatgaagtattgcaaagactGACAGCACAACCTGGGACTGACCCCACGCAACCTCGAGAAAATTCAGCTTCTGCTTCCCATGGTGGTGCAAGTTCATCTGCTCCTTTGCCAGACAATGTTGATGCTGATTTAGCGATGTATAAGGTTGAAGATCACAGTAAAACAGAACAACGAGATGTAGAGATGGAAGATGAGCTCTCTGCAGATATAGCGAAAGCAGATGCCTTGGCTGATTATGACATCGAAGTTACTGTAGAAGGGGAAGCCATAACTGAGTACCTTGCCCTGGTTGAGTCTGCAAGCTGTCGTGGGGAAACTGTTCCTTCCcagtaa